Sequence from the Fictibacillus arsenicus genome:
TCGTCTGAAAACTGCCCTATTAGAATTCAAGAAAAGAAGAGAATTTCCTTTTTCAGGACTAAAGAGGGCAGTGAACTCTCAGAGGCGAGCATAAATCTCCCAGGGAGAGCATAAATCTCCCAGAGCGAGCATAAATCTCCACGAACGCGCATAAATCCCCACGAACGAGCATAAATCCCCAGGGACGAGCATAAATCCCCAGGGACGAGCATAAAAAGAAAAAACCTGCGGGCAGACAGGTTTTTTGATCGTATTACATTCGCTCTGGAGCTTCTACTCCGATGATGTTCAACGCATTTTCAATTGTAACTTGTGTAGCTTTCATTAAAGCAAAACGCGCTTCTGATTTTGCTTTATTTTCAGCATCGAGCACACGCTCTGCGTTATAGAAGCTATGAAGAGCAGAAGCTAGCTCAAATACATAGTTCGTTACACGGTGCGTTAATAGTTTTTCAGCCGCTTCATTAATAACCGCTGGGAATTCTCCGATTTTCTTAAGAAGTTCAAACTCTTTTTCGGAATCGATCTGTGATAGATCTACATCTCCGCTATAAGAAAGTCCCATTTCCTCCCCTTGGCGAAGCATGCTGCAAACGCGGGCATGTGCGTATTGCACGTAGAACACCGGGTTCTCATTTGATTTTGATACCGCTAAGTCCATATCAAAATCAAGATGAGTATCGTTGGAACGCATCGCGAAGAAATAACGAGTTGCGTCGATACCCACTTCTTCCATCAACTCGCGAAGTGTTACAGCTTTCCCTGTACGCTTACTCATACGAACTTTTTCTCCATTTTGGAAAAGAGAAACAAGCTGGATGATCATCACGTCAAGCTGTTCTTTTTCGTAGCCTAAAGCTTGAATCGCCGCTTTCATACGAGGAATATAACCGTGGTGGTCAGCTCCCCAAATGTTGATCAGCTTTTCAAATCCCCGATCAAACTTATCACTATGATATGCGATATCTGGTGTTAAATAAGTGTAAGAACCGTCATTCTTGATCAGTACACGGTTTTTGTCATCACCGTAATCTGTCGTACGGAACCATGTCGCTCCTTCTTCCTCATAAACAACATCTTTTGCTTTTAACTTCTCAAGCGCAGCATCGATTTTTCCGTTTTTGTAAAGAGACGTTTCTGAGAACCAAACATCAAAATCCACGCGGAATTCAGCCAAGTCTTCTCTCAGCTTTTCTAATTCACGCTTAAGACCATATTCGCGGAAAAAGCTTACACGTTCAGCTTCATCTTTTTCAAGCCAAGAATCGCCGTATTCCGCAGCAAGATCTTTTCCGAACTCAATAATATCTGCACCGTGATAGCCATCTTCAGGCATTTCTTTATCCTTGCCAAGCGCCTGGAAGTAACGGGCTTCAATGGATGTTGCCAAATTGTTGATCTGGTTTCCTGCATCATTAATATAAAATTCGCGGGAAACATCATAGCCAGCATAATCAAGAATATTACAGATCGTGTCACCGACTGCCGCTCCACGCGCATGACCTAAGTGAAGTGTTCCTGTCGGGTTCGCTGAAACGAACTCAACCTGAACTTTCTTGCCTCCGCCAATTTCAGTGCGCCCATAATCCTTGCCTGCTTTTAAAACAGTCGGCACAAGCTCCGTTAAATAAGAATTGTCCATATAAAAGTTAATGAATCCAGGACCGGCAATCTCTACCTTCGAGATCGATGCTCGTGTTTTATCAAAATTCGCAACAAGCTCGTCCGCAATCATGCGCGGCACTTTTTTCGCAATACGCGCAAGCTGCATCGCCATGTTTGTCGCGAAATCTCCGTGTGCTTTATCTTTCGGTACTTCAAGAACCACTTCCGGCAGCTCTTCTTTTTTAGCGAGTCCTGCTTTAACTGCCGCTTCTTCAATCTCTTCTTTTAACAGGTGCTTGACCTGGTCAAGGATATTCATGCTTTTGCCTC
This genomic interval carries:
- the argS gene encoding arginine--tRNA ligase, with protein sequence MNILDQVKHLLKEEIEEAAVKAGLAKKEELPEVVLEVPKDKAHGDFATNMAMQLARIAKKVPRMIADELVANFDKTRASISKVEIAGPGFINFYMDNSYLTELVPTVLKAGKDYGRTEIGGGKKVQVEFVSANPTGTLHLGHARGAAVGDTICNILDYAGYDVSREFYINDAGNQINNLATSIEARYFQALGKDKEMPEDGYHGADIIEFGKDLAAEYGDSWLEKDEAERVSFFREYGLKRELEKLREDLAEFRVDFDVWFSETSLYKNGKIDAALEKLKAKDVVYEEEGATWFRTTDYGDDKNRVLIKNDGSYTYLTPDIAYHSDKFDRGFEKLINIWGADHHGYIPRMKAAIQALGYEKEQLDVMIIQLVSLFQNGEKVRMSKRTGKAVTLRELMEEVGIDATRYFFAMRSNDTHLDFDMDLAVSKSNENPVFYVQYAHARVCSMLRQGEEMGLSYSGDVDLSQIDSEKEFELLKKIGEFPAVINEAAEKLLTHRVTNYVFELASALHSFYNAERVLDAENKAKSEARFALMKATQVTIENALNIIGVEAPERM